CCTTTTACAGTTTTGAAACATGTCTTCATTTTACCTTTTACCAAAACTTCAACTCTTTTTTTAGACCATTGGGGAAAAGTTGCTTGTTCATTCTCAAGTTctttacaaactatttttttgtttaaacagcATACTCCACATTTTCTTTCTAGGCACAATTCTCTCAGCTTGCCATCACATGTTATACTTTTTAGCAAGTCATTGGGATATTTATATGCCAAAATCGTTAAAGTATACAACTTTTCAAGAACCAAAGCGAAATTCTCATGGTCAATACAAAGACATGTATCTCGTTTACGGAAGTCTGGTTGAACTACCCAAAAGGGTCTCAATTTACAAAATGTGCTATAAGATGTTGAATTGAActcgtttgtttttttaaagtcattataCAAATTTAACATTGTATCATTCAATAgtcttttctgttttttcagtttgtttcttgttattgtttcttttttcccAGCAGTAAGCCTACTAGAactatctttttctaaaaagttttgtacTTCCATCCTAAGTTTTCGTTGATTCAGTATATTTGAGAGTTGATGTGTATGGCATGGATTGCGTGGTAAGATATATCTAGAAGTAAGATTGTTAAGGCTTCTTTGAAGTCTGTACTTCTTTATTATCTTTCAGCCTGATACCCTGGCAAAAATCATTTTTCCGTTAATACATCTCTCAGTAGAAAAATTGATTGTATTTGTGTCTTTAACATTTCGCTAAAAAGCAAGCTTTTCTTTACTTCCTTTGAGCATTTTGTACCACGAGTCATTTTTTTAACCACCTTTCGAGGAGTATTATCTTTTGCAGACTGCAGTCTGtagaatttttgtttgtatttatcaCCTCTTTGctttaacaatttgtttttttcttctaatttttggatttttttctttaacccATTTCTATACTTTCTACGAATTTTTAGCCCACTGCTATTTTTGGAACTAGATTCTTGACTGGGACCAGGAAGTACATTGAAGTCTAGTTCATTGTCGATAGGAATATTTACAATTGGACTTTCAGGTGGTGTTgacaaatatttaattagttgttgtcttttctttttcatttctcGACTTCTTTTTGTCCTTTCCTTCCAACCTTTTCTTACTGATCTTTTATCCCTTTCTGAAATTTCATGAATTTTCTTCCgtgttgctttttttctttctctgtctttttgtttttgttcttcaTACTTTTCTGGGTTTTCAGCTTTCATCTTCTACCTCGCCTTTCCCATACTTAGTTTTTTCAACTCTCTAGTTTTTTCTATCTTTTCCATCTTTGTAATCTATCAGGCTAGAAACATTTATCTTTTCTCTAATAATTAATTGGCTAAATgagcaaagttttaaaatattaaaaatagtataaatagacattaaaaaatCCATATACAagtataattgttattttttgtcaCGTCCGTTCCACTAGTGTCACGTCTGTTGCTTCCTGTATTCCACAGATGTGACAGATTAAAGGAAAAAGCCTAAAAGGGGTGCTATGTTTTGAGGCTAGGACTCTTTTCCCCTTGGAGTAAATATGTCCAGGTAATAgctagtaattaaaattattgcttataaaaaaataaatttatatactcCATAAATGTTTACCACAGATGAGACACACTCACACTAAcaaattcaacttttaaagtttcaacGCTTATTAACACAAAACAACTCCACCAAACCTTCCTTCAATTTTactcattaataaaaatgtctggTATTTCAGCTAAGATAGCAACAGAGAGCACTACTGCTTCATCctacagcttttttttaacgttaacaACTCTATCTACAGACGTGATCCTTGAGCTGGTGACACGAGCTTCAATCAcataaaagttactttgaaaatatgttttgagGAAAATAATTTGTCAACTCtaattttaatgtgtttttaattacttattacacattaaaaaaaagtaaagcacTTCTATCAAGGAATAAACTACTAGGGATTAGCAAAAGGTCTGGGTGGTGACATTCCACGGGCGTGACTTGTCACAGTCTGTGGAACATAATTTATTCACTGAAAATACTATTTTGGATTGGGTTAGATTAGTTTAACATTGTATGAggtgtaaatttattatttgtacccgttaaaaataaaaatagtattaacttgaaagaaaaaattagtgGTGACAGTATATTGCTACCTTTCTGGAGTACGGCTGTTTCAGGCgagctttacggcttcttgttatttttagaaaatattcacGTATGGGATGTTACTAAAacctttataacttttataacattagagataattttgttctgtaaaaagaataaaaacaccaataaaatgttttatctgaTGACATTtcacaaatatattaaaaaacttctttaattttagaataaacgCGTCAAATGACGAACTTtgctaaattttagtaatttgatgttactttttataaaaaaaaatcaaaaagaatatattttcgatatttattatttaaatatacacattgttggactattttaaaaacaaaaaaatcttaactaaaacagatttattttagGCCAGTAAAGATAATTGAATTTTCACAAAATTACGAAAATGTCGTTATAGGGGAATAAACTGTTAAATGActagtttttgaaaattcattctattaaataaaaccaGATTTAAATTAAGGAATATTTAgcctaaaaattaaaagcttaagcttttaaaaaactttttattatgtgCACACAGTTCTGATAATATATTgtgaaaatgttaataaataaagactcgccaactttaatttatttttgcgtgtttaaatatacaaataaaatttgaaattgtttttattctcttaaaaaactattctaTAATCAGTTGGTCCACTGATAAGTTCTTTAAGTAGTATTTCTTTGTACACCCAGTTGATACTAGACTCATACTTCATTTTAAACCAGAAGAACGGTTGCTTGACTCGATATTTTGTGACAATAACTTGTACTAattcttaaattatatttttacaccAATTTATATGAGAATTACATTCCATTCGTTAACAAGAGTGGAGGTAAGTAGAGCAGCATTACCACAGAGGTAGAATTAACTTCTAATGATAATAATCGTTAGTCATTTTATCAATGCTAACTCATCGCCTAACTAATACAAAGTTACACTCCCAACAATCTTCCCATTCGAtgtatagttttaataatttcctTTCAGCAGAATACATAatgctaaataataataaaaaatataatacaatacaaataaaatatttattgacaaataGATGAACAAGATATAATAGGATTAATCTTATCTGATGTTAGTTGATTAGCCTCAAGAGAAAAAACCCGGCTaacttagtttattttatagttCAAAAATTGTCTcgctaaaaaagttgttttcataaaattcaagATATTCTTGTTTGGGTCGTAAGGTATTAAGGTCAcgtgattgtttaaaaatgtaaacaaaaatttacgcataaacaataaaaatttgttgctaAACCAGCCAGGTTTGATtaccatattttttaacatagcTGGagatacataaaataattttttgattttcatttttataaagaattgaattttcaataatttggtgcatattacaaaaaaaatttgatttacaTTGTAaagtgataaaattaaaaatagaaatgcattaaaaacaaacttttcttaCAAAAATGAGCAATATACACCAAAAATCAGATAGAATAGACATTTATTGATAAGTGTTCCAAATTTCAACTATCAAACATGTAGCTATGTCAGAATATCTTAGTTGGTTTAAGGTGGTAGTATagtaattagcaaaaaaaaatcacctttttcaaataaaaaaaaattctacaatgTGTAATATAACatcaataagcaaaaaaaaaaaaaaaaaaaaaattatgacaaatcTTCTTCAGCATAATTATCGCTGAAGGCCCATAAATGGGGTAAACTGTGACAGAGATTTTTCAAGAAcccttatatattttttattgaaaatttggCTGGTGATATATTACATGTGGCATTGCAACATAGACTAGAAGATTTTGATATggtcaaaaaaatcaaaaaatatttgcatttgtgtaaaattttgcaattttgggggtaatttatgaaaaaaaatgattaaaaattactgAACGAGagaagcaataaaaattatccTAGTGTATGTTGTAGATACTAATGTAGTGAGTATGTGTGCCAAATTTCAAGTAAATCTgataattggttttttaaaaaatccacgTCGCAAACCCCAAATACATGATTTtgagaaaaacgcaattaaaaaaaaaaaggagaataaaatagttcaaaattCACCACTTTTATAAGTTACACCTTCCAGTTCTTCATTTTGGtcacaaaaacctttttttattgctcttaacttttttcttcttgATTTTACTTTAGTACTACATTGTTTTTCTGCTTTAATGATTCGTTTATTGTCTTTACGTAAACAGTAATTTTGCGCATTTACACCAAATTCCATTCCAAGctcattaaacaatttatttaagaacTGCTGCCCTTCATTAAAATTTAGTACAGCTGAGGCTACTCCTATACTTAGAGCAGttctttcaataaatatatcttttggGCATCGCTTCCATATCAACTGGTTTAAAGACTCATTGGGATTCTGCGTTTTTCCatgcaaacatttttcaagAAGTTTATCGGAACCAAGGTCTATAAATATTGGTTTGATGGTGTTGCAGACAGCAGCGggaatacaaatattttctttatatgaaATTTTGCCAGTCAGTTTGTCAGACTGGAATTTGCACCAAGAATCTTTGGTACGCAAACAAAACTGATGACGCGTTTCGCCATCACAACTTTCAGAACAGTGAAAAAGTACAGCTGCAACACTCTTTTTCATTCCATATAAATTTCCAACGTTTTGCCTTATTGCCTTACCataataattttgcaatgtATTTATAACATGTTCTGTTAAGCGACCTGCTCCTCCTAACTTTTTGCCATCACataaagtttctttattttgtttttttaagtttcttaatcTAGTACCAACACGTTTTTGAATATGCCCAATGCACtctgctttttttatttcaaaatctcCATAAGGTTTTGCAGAAACGACATTAACATATGAACTGCTATCTCCATCTCCTAGAAACGTTGTATatctcaaattattttttttttcagaacgcaaaaatatttttattgtaccaCTTGATTCCATAGAGGAGGCTGAACCGGTATGACTGATTTTGCACTTTTTATAATGTAAGGAGTGAAAATCATTATATTCTTCATGATGTGTGTACTTTTTTAACTCCCATATAGAACACAACTTAcaagtttttgtttctatttcGTAATCAACACACTTACCATTTTCTACAGCAACAGCTGTTACTAATCCATTGTTTGAGGTGTATCCACGTTTCTGCCATGATCCATCAAACCCACAAATAATATCTTTAGATGTTTCATTGATTGATAGTAACTCATTTGCTGCATTTGACATGCTTTTGTCAACCAAACTTTGATAGACATCCAACATTATGTGCAATGTGTCATTAtagcagtttttattcattggAGGGTTCATGTTCATAATTCCACAAAATGTTTCTATTGCTGAAAATCCCTTACCCATTTCACGAAATGCAATTACTGTACGAGTGTTTATGTCAAAGCGTTTTCGTCCaacacaattaatttttttatccattttagcagatgaaaaaaaaatcgtttcCCATTCACAATCACTGCAACAAATTTTTAGTCCAATACTTAGGccatatttttttgaagaatcaAACTGCATATTTACTAACTTGTTACATTCTGGGCATTTAAGGAccattattgcttttttaagtaAACCAAAGTtcataataaagttaaagtCTTCATTTATCTGTTGAGGTTCATTTACAACTTCTTTGTTGAACAACTTCTTGTAGGATGAGGAACATGGTATGTTTTCAACTGAAGGTATGGCTACGGTTTCATTATTTTTGCAGACATTTGTATGTCTGTTTCCataaaactttcttttcttattttggtATACTCTTTTAGAAGATTGTTTTCTTTTCGTTCGACCCattacacttttattaaaataagatatttaaaaaattgactgaTGTATACTACACTATAGACTATTCGTGAACTTATAAAGAGCATAAAATAGCAATAAAGCGTGCTCATTCGCGTATAAATCGAGTCAATAAACAAGAAGTAACTGCTGATTAacaattttcattataaaagtttagcatgaaactgtttttattatattgtttatatataactgtttatattgtttatatataactgtttttattatattgtttatatataactttgatTGCAAAAATCCGTAGCAACCTGGTAAATAAAGCGTTGCTAcgaataaaaattgatattgaacaatttaaaagcaatttcaGAGGTatatactgatttttttattataaagcaagataagaTTTCGACTCTACAATAGttatattagctaaaaaatgtatttttgaaaaaatgaatttttcaattttaattactatactACCACCTTAAGACAAGTTTTCCGTAAAAATcgtaaaaaacagaaaagtgatcttTGGATCATCTTtagcaatattttaacaacatctTATTTTAGTCCGTTTAATGGAAATATTCATTTAACAAGGAAGGATagttcttttacattttttttatttgaagatgaaagaatttatagaaaaaatactattattttaaagttagtgaatttttatactttttacgcggaaatacttttctttttttaaaacacaaaaattcttgcgacgtcaagctcgcttttatattgagtgaaacagccgtgggAGAACCACCCATAAGTATATTGacttatactaataaaattccATCATATATAAGGGTTTAAAAATCAGTGGCCCTAGGTACAATAAGCTTTTTTTGAACTGTACCTAGGGTCACTTGATGAAAATTAGGTTCAAAtccataataaatttacatttaattgaattttagattgttttcaataaacattTCTAGTAATACTTAATTGCAACACCtacatatatatcaaaattaactaataattctGAGCAAAATTGACAAATAAGTCAATGCATATAATGGAAGTCCCTAAACAACTGTGGGTTTTGAGATGCTGAGACAGTACAAAATTAACTTCAGAAacatacaacaatataaaatatacaataataataaactcttaatcataaattatataaaagtttaacttatatggtgggttatatatatacataccacaaagttgacatttttttaaaatagtaattcaTTATTCCATCAGAGAAATACTGCTAAACATCTTTAACAGAATAATTATTTAAcagataattatttatttgtcgCTTTTTGAGTTTATACCTAACGGAAACAAGGCTACTTATTTAGCGATAGATTGAACCTACCTAACAGAAGCATTAGGCCGTATCTGCGCATGCATGACGCTTGCGCAGAACTGACTGTCTACTTATTTAATGCAACAGCGGACGTTTTTTTTAGGCACCCCTCTTCAGTAAGCCCGTAAAAAATAAGAtcagtaatattgaaaacaaagccTAAAACCCAACGCCGAGGGTAGGCTACCCATACCCCTTATttgaaggagggggggggggggaagcaGCAAACTTTGTAcctttttgctaatttaaggagctttttattttagcaaaacctAGCGGAAAAATTCGGAAGATTTGAGACActaataacaagttttttttagggGGCCTCCGTCCCATTAGCCACGGGACTGcgaaacctgttttttgtcgACTCAAAAAATAGGCTGCCTGAAATACTCAGGGCCAGTATATAAGAAGTGCATGGGCTCtagcaggattttttgatgttccagataggacactttcacacattgttcaaactccaaacttaagtatttatatttcgTTTTAGAtaatcaaaatgaaaattttacttCATTAGTGCCTTCACTTGGGCAGGGTGGAGGGTGGAGGGGGCAAGTAATTTAGGGCTTTTTTGCTCCCAGGCTTCCACCATCCTAATTTTTTGCAAGGCCTCCTCATTTGGCATAGATATAAAGATACTTAAGTttagagtttgcacaatgtgtgaaagtgtcctatctggaacatcaaaaaatcctgcgggcGCTCATGCATGTGTGTGCCAAGAGGGAAACTAAACGCTCTATTCCCTATACCACACATCTTTTTATGTTAGCAAACTAGAATCTTTAAtgagaattttaacttttctattgattAGCTATTTAAGtgtgataaattaaaaaatcgaagtacgtacttttaaattgaaaatgcgCTTTTGTACGCTTTTTGAAGATCCCCTACCCCCTACCCTCTACGAGCgaacgtactttatggacgaccccttatttAGATGTTGTAGAGCTATGTCAAATTGTACAGCCGCGGTGCAGTGATTtgaaattatgtaataaaataggCGAAATTGATAAAGGAGGCGTGAATTGCCTAGTTGAATgttcttccgcggtgctctgtgataagaccgtgagGGCTTCAGGGAGCACCTTAAtatctacattaaaaaaaggatGTTAGATTGTCAGGAACATTAAAATGATACTCAATACAAATCAAGAATAAGAAACTACCTTTTTGTATCCCAGAAGTTACTGGTTGACCTTCGAGTATGACTTTGATAATgtgggtaaaaaaaaaagattaaatgttcttaaaaactttactaGATACACCATGCGAAGCCACCAGACGAGACAAGAATACCAGACTTTATTCGAAGTATATATATAgcttaaatagtttaaagagtATTAAAAGATTCTTAGAGAACACTTTTATAAGAATATGATCGGAATATTGTCAGAACCGCAAGCAGTAAACGAGTTTTAGTCGAATTGGCTTGAAGGTCAAACAATTGATTAACCTATTTGTCTGGAATAACAGGAGGAGTGTGgccattatatttaaaattcaaattagagaaaaagttttaagCAAACAATTCTGCATTATTCATGGGAGACGTAATAAAATCAGACCCATGTATTAGAGATGGAATGCTAGACTAACCTTTGCTAATGACACTGTTAATGATTTTTCCAAAAGACTCGGTCAGTTTGATCAGGAATGACATCAAATAGAGTGCTTTTTTGaaaagaaggagaacgatattGAACAAAGACAAATGTGATTGAGTAAAGAGGTGCTAAAcggaagcacataaaagaaagATTACAGGATTTAAGCCCGGTTTCACATGAATTGATGCGAAAGTATATGTCCAAGTATGTCATCAATCAAGAGGTAATAGCCTTTAACACTAAGATCAGAAGATGAAACAGCctattttaactttactttcGAAAAGAGAAAGTTAGTCTGGTGAattctcttaaaaaaattgttgtaggTTTCATGATAACCTATACGTTTGGTAAACCAAAACTTCTTGGGAAAATATTTcctgtaaacaaattaaattcttaatttatttttgactttagaAGAAGTAAGAGAGTCTAATGGTGAAGCAAATGCAGTTCCATGTGACGGAAATAGAAGAAGCAGCAATATCATACTTTGCATATGACATATAATATCAAAGTAATAACTATACTTGATGTAGTAATAATTATACATCGCAAATGGAGGAAGTATTTTCTTGACGGCGAAAagctgaaaaatagaaaaaagaaaaaagaaaaaagaaaaaattattaagaatagaagatttacaaaaaactaataacgtgaaaacaatgaaaatattaaagactataaattgaagaaaaatattaaataaacagaacaaataaaagcaaagttaaaagaaaaaataatccaGACCCTAATAGTATAaagaggaggggggggggggagttttttaaggtttaagtcataaaactttttagttagtttttgaGAATTTTAGGATTACACTTATTTAATCTATGTAACTGTTAAAATAGGTCATATTGGTATTCCAACAATTCAGTATTTATTTGCACCGCAcaaaactattgaaattttttatcacttttagaCAGCCTCCCTTACTTACTTTCATTTTCAAACAACATGTTttgttaaatatgaaaattttcaaaaaaacattttttccaaaCAGGGGTTAAAGTAGAATAGAAAATTCAGTGGAAcggtgttaaaaagtttaacttgtGTGTTCAAAAGGATGCGGAACACCCCATTTGGGTGTGGAATTAGTCCTTCAATTTTTTGCTGTGGGTGCATTTTTGTAAGGTAcatttttgatgtattttgaaGTCTCGGGTGAATACCAAAATACTACTTCTAATTAGCGTTACTTCTGAGGTTTAGCGTTATGAGGGAAGGGGGAGGGGTCAGAAACATAAGTGGAGGCAACGGAGGTTGGGGGAGGCACACTTACCcctggaaaaaactttttttgcacttgtgataaatatattttattgaagcTTT
This Hydra vulgaris chromosome 04, alternate assembly HydraT2T_AEP DNA region includes the following protein-coding sequences:
- the LOC136079544 gene encoding uncharacterized protein LOC136079544, coding for MGRTKRKQSSKRVYQNKKRKFYGNRHTNVCKNNETVAIPSVENIPCSSSYKKLFNKEVVNEPQQINEDFNFIMNFGLLKKAIMVLKCPECNKLVNMQFDSSKKYGLSIGLKICCSDCEWETIFFSSAKMDKKINCVGRKRFDINTRTVIAFREMGKGFSAIETFCGIMNMNPPMNKNCYNDTLHIMLDVYQSLVDKSMSNAANELLSINETSKDIICGFDGSWQKRGYTSNNGLVTAVAVENGKCVDYEIETKTCKLCSIWELKKYTHHEEYNDFHSLHYKKCKISHTGSASSMESSGTIKIFLRSEKKNNLRYTTFLGDGDSSSYVNVVSAKPYGDFEIKKAECIGHIQKRVGTRLRNLKKQNKETLCDGKKLGGAGRLTEHVINTLQNYYGKAIRQNVGNLYGMKKSVAAVLFHCSESCDGETRHQFCLRTKDSWCKFQSDKLTGKISYKENICIPAAVCNTIKPIFIDLGSDKLLEKCLHGKTQNPNESLNQLIWKRCPKDIFIERTALSIGVASAVLNFNEGQQFLNKLFNELGMEFGVNAQNYCLRKDNKRIIKAEKQCSTKVKSRRKKLRAIKKGFCDQNEELEGVTYKSALCILLKGNY